The proteins below come from a single Candidatus Didemnitutus sp. genomic window:
- a CDS encoding PAS domain S-box protein, which translates to MQQQRKSWMILGLVIALISALAAIILQDDLREKLGTNYYLLSLAIIGCVLLVLSGYLWDRTMITRLRALGSQAKALQPETAIEEPTKDDEVGHDEIIGLARQIERMARSLQRVEASYRGIVEDQFDLICRYKPDGTLTFVNGAYCRFYGRKRSELIGQPFAGMATSSKIPWNSDPAIQTYEQEIKGAASTTWLQWIVREIYDNDHRILEYQAVAHDITARKMAEVALLRAKDAAEAANRAKGEFLAIVSHEIRNPISGVIGFANLLDGANLTAEQREYVTLIRNSGDSLLFLINDILDFSKIEAGKIELENEPYSPRTCIEEVVAFFRPKAAASLSLDTRVAPDVPAVVSGDVYRLRQILINLVGNAVKFTKRGGVTIQLEAVAPDDLSDTLLLRFTIHDTGIGISAEQAARLFKAYAQAEASTARRYGGTGLGLIICKRLTELMGGTIWVESTPNVGSKFFFVVRVKQAVPASV; encoded by the coding sequence ATGCAACAGCAGCGTAAGTCATGGATGATACTCGGCTTGGTCATTGCCCTGATTTCGGCGCTCGCCGCGATCATCCTGCAAGACGACCTGCGAGAAAAACTCGGGACGAATTACTACCTCCTGTCCCTCGCGATCATCGGTTGCGTGCTGCTCGTGTTGAGCGGCTACCTCTGGGACCGCACGATGATCACGCGCCTGCGGGCGCTCGGTTCGCAGGCGAAGGCGCTCCAGCCCGAAACCGCCATCGAAGAGCCGACGAAGGATGATGAGGTCGGCCATGACGAAATCATCGGCCTCGCCCGGCAGATCGAGCGCATGGCGCGCTCGCTCCAGCGCGTCGAGGCGAGCTACCGCGGCATCGTCGAGGATCAGTTCGACCTCATCTGCCGCTACAAGCCCGACGGCACGCTCACCTTCGTCAATGGCGCCTACTGCCGCTTCTACGGTCGCAAGCGCAGCGAGTTGATCGGCCAGCCTTTCGCGGGCATGGCCACGAGCAGCAAAATCCCCTGGAACAGCGACCCCGCCATCCAGACCTACGAGCAGGAGATCAAGGGCGCAGCCAGCACCACTTGGCTGCAGTGGATCGTCCGCGAGATCTACGACAACGACCACCGCATCCTCGAATATCAGGCCGTCGCGCACGACATCACGGCCCGCAAGATGGCTGAGGTCGCCTTGCTCCGCGCCAAGGACGCCGCCGAAGCCGCCAACCGCGCCAAGGGCGAGTTCCTCGCCATCGTCAGCCACGAGATTCGCAATCCCATCAGCGGCGTCATCGGCTTCGCCAATCTCCTCGACGGCGCCAACCTCACCGCCGAACAGCGCGAATACGTCACGCTCATCCGCAACAGCGGCGACTCGCTGCTCTTTCTCATCAACGACATCCTCGACTTCTCCAAGATCGAGGCCGGCAAGATCGAGCTGGAGAACGAGCCGTATTCGCCCCGCACGTGCATCGAGGAAGTCGTGGCGTTCTTCCGCCCCAAAGCCGCCGCCTCGCTCAGCCTCGACACCCGCGTCGCGCCCGACGTCCCCGCCGTCGTCAGCGGCGACGTCTACCGCCTGCGCCAGATCCTGATCAACCTCGTCGGCAACGCGGTGAAATTCACCAAACGCGGCGGCGTCACCATCCAGCTCGAAGCCGTCGCCCCCGACGATCTTTCGGACACCTTGCTGCTCCGCTTCACGATCCACGACACCGGCATCGGCATCTCCGCCGAACAAGCCGCCCGCCTCTTCAAAGCCTATGCCCAGGCCGAGGCCAGCACGGCGCGACGCTACGGCGGCACCGGGCTCGGCCTGATCATCTGCAAACGCCTCACCGAGCTCATGGGCGGCACCATCTGGGTGGAAAGCACGCCGAACGTCGGCTCGAAATTCTTCTTCGTGGTCCGGGTGAAGCAAGCCGTGCCGGCCAGCGTCTGA
- a CDS encoding HDOD domain-containing protein, with translation MANVLLVDPNDVARKAMQGILARGGHRFAAANSIPEALAFLRRNARVDLVFAELRLKGDGGLALVRQLKADRLLGSLPVVIYTEHPDRDSVKRAIELHVQNFLIKPYHDDDIFKEIEKAAATPWRATHFEEEKAFCRLVGITPAALAGKLAALRDAVPLARAEAEKGAALRDHHMVAAAVQPLREQGEAAGAWGLVEVLNQLTDHTSAGQWLAVSADLAQIDFAAELIAHWLDPQRLCPDFIATEEPARGNPALERERRAWLAAPGEGRCPVVEWDQLLRETLALPGAPVIDSAAANFQMVANGHPSCINPLMDLVARDPGLTAQMLVAANRAHPSAEEFNRIEDARLAIGQLGEMRLQEEARRLVVIDSRTFSLEPALSWASYWTFQRAVARVAQLLCKELEFYSLEATARTAGQMHDLGLMLLSRLRPAGFQAVLEHARIHRQPLREVEKLFLGGTTPQLATAFAEQFGLSRRFKNVLRWIEHPSTASEDRPLVAIISLSRHLCLLNEVGTSGDPLPESMPALAETEEWTILREGLYPSFNFQKFEQKVHAHCEQLRAELSGHESGTVRELISASNTR, from the coding sequence ATGGCCAACGTCCTACTGGTCGACCCAAACGACGTGGCGAGAAAAGCCATGCAAGGCATTCTCGCCCGCGGAGGCCATCGCTTCGCGGCCGCGAACAGCATCCCGGAAGCGCTCGCGTTTCTGCGCCGCAACGCCCGCGTGGACCTGGTCTTTGCCGAGCTGCGGCTCAAGGGCGACGGCGGACTCGCCCTCGTGCGCCAGCTCAAAGCCGACCGCCTGCTCGGTTCGCTGCCCGTCGTGATCTACACCGAACACCCGGACCGCGACAGCGTGAAGCGCGCCATCGAGCTGCACGTGCAGAATTTCCTGATCAAACCATACCACGACGACGACATCTTCAAGGAGATCGAGAAAGCCGCCGCCACGCCTTGGCGCGCCACGCACTTCGAGGAGGAGAAAGCCTTCTGTCGCCTCGTCGGCATCACGCCCGCCGCATTGGCCGGAAAACTGGCCGCGCTGCGCGACGCCGTGCCGCTCGCCCGCGCCGAGGCGGAGAAAGGCGCGGCGTTGCGCGACCACCACATGGTCGCCGCCGCCGTGCAACCGCTCCGCGAACAAGGCGAAGCCGCCGGTGCGTGGGGCCTCGTGGAAGTGCTGAACCAGCTCACTGACCACACCTCCGCCGGACAATGGCTCGCAGTATCGGCGGACCTCGCGCAGATCGATTTCGCCGCCGAACTCATCGCCCACTGGCTCGACCCGCAGCGGCTCTGCCCCGATTTCATCGCCACCGAGGAACCGGCGCGCGGCAACCCGGCCCTCGAACGCGAGCGCCGGGCCTGGCTCGCCGCCCCGGGTGAAGGTCGCTGCCCGGTCGTGGAATGGGATCAGCTGCTCCGCGAAACCCTCGCGCTCCCCGGCGCACCGGTGATCGATTCCGCGGCGGCCAACTTCCAGATGGTCGCGAACGGCCATCCCTCGTGCATCAACCCGCTGATGGATCTCGTCGCGCGCGATCCGGGCCTGACTGCACAGATGCTCGTCGCCGCCAACCGCGCGCATCCTTCGGCCGAGGAGTTCAACCGCATCGAGGACGCCCGGCTCGCCATCGGCCAGCTCGGAGAAATGCGCCTGCAGGAAGAGGCGCGCCGGCTGGTTGTGATCGACAGCCGCACCTTCAGCCTGGAGCCGGCCCTGAGTTGGGCGAGCTACTGGACCTTCCAGCGCGCTGTCGCCCGCGTCGCACAGCTGCTCTGCAAGGAGCTCGAATTCTACAGCCTCGAAGCCACCGCCCGCACCGCCGGTCAGATGCACGACCTCGGCCTGATGCTGCTGTCGCGCCTCCGTCCCGCCGGGTTTCAAGCCGTGCTCGAACACGCCCGCATCCACCGCCAGCCGCTGCGCGAGGTCGAGAAGCTTTTCCTCGGTGGAACGACGCCGCAGCTCGCCACGGCATTCGCGGAGCAGTTCGGCCTTTCGCGGCGCTTCAAGAACGTCCTGCGCTGGATCGAGCACCCGTCGACGGCGAGCGAGGACCGCCCGCTCGTCGCGATCATTTCGCTGTCGCGTCATCTGTGCCTGCTGAACGAAGTCGGCACCTCCGGCGATCCGCTGCCCGAATCGATGCCGGCCCTCGCAGAGACGGAGGAGTGGACGATTTTGCGCGAAGGCCTGTATCCGAGCTTCAATTTCCAAAAGTTCGAACAGAAGGTGCACGCCCACTGCGAACAGCTGCGCGCGGAGCTCTCCGGGCACGAGTCGGGCACCGTCCGCGAACTAATCTCTGCCAGCAACACGCGCTAA
- a CDS encoding Dabb family protein, translating into MKKLLSALVLCAACAFGSAAFAADSAPKTVLHVVTVTWKAGTTPEQIKAALDGAQAIPAAYPGVLQVWTKTIKQQGERTHVIAMEFKDEDALKNYTKSPAQLEWYKVYLPIRDHSTTFDVTN; encoded by the coding sequence ATGAAAAAACTCCTCTCCGCTCTCGTTCTCTGCGCGGCCTGTGCTTTCGGCTCGGCCGCTTTCGCGGCCGACTCCGCTCCGAAGACCGTCCTCCACGTCGTTACGGTGACTTGGAAGGCCGGCACGACGCCCGAGCAGATCAAGGCCGCTCTCGACGGCGCGCAGGCCATCCCGGCGGCCTATCCCGGCGTGTTGCAGGTGTGGACCAAGACGATCAAACAGCAGGGCGAGCGCACGCATGTGATCGCGATGGAGTTCAAGGACGAGGACGCGCTCAAGAACTACACCAAGAGCCCGGCCCAGCTGGAGTGGTATAAGGTCTATCTGCCCATCCGCGACCACAGCACGACGTTCGACGTGACGAACTGA
- a CDS encoding alginate lyase family protein yields the protein MKLLRYALALAAPLLAVAQTAKPFLVDAEPRTAAQLDAEIKKALATPIRTVVDKPKPSPTGDAHDYVSYARYYWPDPSKPDGLPYVQRDGHHNREQVDAGDRGRLGKFCDIVPVLALGWAKDRREDCARRAGEWIRAWLLAPETRMKPALDYAQVRLGRDHNRGSSSGVLDGRGLAWVADALAVLHGSPALTAVEERAVRAWFEEYYRWLETAPTAKKEHAATNNHGTWFLVQAAGIALYLGREDDARRFCEEDKARIAAQIKPDGSQPDELRRQDALGYSRFNLDAQLLVARIGQRVGVDLWNYEAPGSGSLKKAVAYLAPYNADPTKWPGRQLEKLPPGFLDAILAQAAAFEKP from the coding sequence ATGAAACTGCTGCGCTATGCCCTGGCGCTGGCGGCCCCTTTGCTGGCCGTCGCGCAAACTGCGAAACCGTTCCTCGTCGATGCCGAGCCGCGCACCGCGGCCCAGCTCGATGCGGAAATCAAGAAGGCCCTCGCCACCCCGATCCGCACGGTCGTGGACAAGCCGAAGCCGTCGCCGACGGGCGACGCGCACGACTACGTCAGCTACGCGCGCTATTACTGGCCCGATCCGTCGAAGCCCGACGGCCTGCCTTACGTGCAGCGCGACGGTCATCACAATCGCGAGCAGGTCGACGCCGGCGATCGCGGCCGGCTCGGCAAATTCTGCGACATCGTGCCCGTGCTCGCGCTCGGCTGGGCCAAGGATCGACGCGAGGATTGCGCGCGTCGCGCCGGCGAGTGGATCCGGGCGTGGCTGCTCGCCCCGGAGACGCGGATGAAGCCGGCGCTCGACTACGCGCAGGTGCGCCTCGGCCGCGATCACAACCGTGGCAGCAGTTCGGGCGTGCTCGACGGCCGCGGGTTGGCCTGGGTCGCCGATGCCTTGGCCGTGCTGCACGGCTCGCCGGCATTGACGGCGGTCGAGGAGCGCGCCGTGCGGGCTTGGTTCGAGGAATACTATCGCTGGCTCGAGACGGCGCCGACGGCCAAGAAGGAGCACGCCGCGACGAACAACCACGGCACGTGGTTCCTCGTGCAGGCGGCGGGCATTGCGCTCTATCTCGGCCGCGAAGACGACGCGCGCCGTTTTTGCGAGGAGGACAAGGCGCGCATCGCCGCGCAGATCAAGCCGGACGGCAGCCAACCCGACGAGCTGCGCCGCCAGGACGCGCTCGGCTACAGCCGGTTCAATCTCGACGCGCAGCTGCTCGTCGCCCGCATCGGTCAGCGCGTCGGCGTCGATCTCTGGAACTACGAGGCGCCCGGCAGCGGCAGTTTGAAAAAGGCCGTCGCCTATCTCGCGCCTTACAACGCCGATCCGACGAAGTGGCCGGGCCGTCAGCTGGAGAAACTTCCGCCGGGCTTCCTCGACGCGATCCTCGCGCAAGCGGCGGCATTCGAGAAACCCTAG
- the uxaC gene encoding glucuronate isomerase: MKPFIHDDFLLQTATARDLYHAFAKDEPIFDYHCHLSQKLIADNYQFADLSEIWLGGDHYKWRAMRTNGVVERVCTGDATPREKFDAWCAAVPHTLGNPLYHWSHLELKRYFGIDEIINPKSADAIWQAANAKLSGMRVHDILANNKVAVVCTTDDPADSLADHERIKKLGLKTRVYPTFRPDKALGVNAPAAYNAWLERLGGAAGMPVKTFDDLLAALKKRHDDFHAIGGRLSDHGMEQALAEPCTPTEAKAIFDAARAGRAATPEEWAKFGSFLMLEFGRWDAAKGWTKQLHLGALRNNNTRLLKQLGPDTGFDSIGDFPQARALSRYLDALDSTGELPRTILYNLNPADNYAFATMIGNFQDGSVAGKMQFGSGWWFLDQKEAMEWQMNALMNLGLLSRFVGMLTDSRSFLSYTRHEYFRRVLCNLLGTMIEHGEIPDDRELVGGMVKNICFANARDYFRLELDPAFRA; this comes from the coding sequence ATGAAACCGTTCATTCACGACGACTTTCTCCTGCAGACCGCGACCGCGCGCGACCTTTACCACGCGTTCGCCAAGGATGAGCCGATCTTCGACTACCACTGCCACCTGTCGCAGAAGCTGATTGCCGACAACTACCAGTTCGCCGATCTCTCCGAGATCTGGCTCGGCGGCGATCACTACAAGTGGCGTGCGATGCGCACCAATGGCGTCGTCGAGCGTGTCTGCACCGGCGACGCGACACCGCGCGAGAAGTTCGACGCGTGGTGCGCCGCCGTGCCGCACACGCTCGGCAATCCGCTCTACCACTGGTCGCACCTCGAACTGAAGCGCTACTTCGGCATCGACGAGATCATCAACCCGAAGAGTGCCGACGCGATCTGGCAGGCCGCCAACGCCAAGCTCTCCGGCATGCGCGTGCACGACATTCTCGCGAACAACAAAGTCGCGGTGGTCTGCACGACCGATGATCCGGCCGATTCGCTCGCCGATCACGAGCGGATCAAAAAACTCGGCCTCAAGACGCGCGTCTATCCGACCTTCCGCCCCGACAAGGCGCTCGGCGTGAATGCACCGGCCGCCTACAACGCCTGGCTCGAACGCCTCGGCGGCGCCGCGGGCATGCCGGTGAAAACCTTCGACGACTTGCTCGCCGCGCTGAAGAAGCGGCACGACGATTTCCACGCCATCGGCGGCCGACTTTCCGACCACGGCATGGAGCAGGCGCTCGCTGAGCCCTGCACGCCCACCGAAGCGAAGGCCATTTTCGACGCCGCGCGCGCCGGTCGCGCCGCGACGCCGGAAGAGTGGGCGAAGTTCGGCTCGTTCCTCATGCTCGAGTTCGGCCGCTGGGACGCCGCCAAAGGCTGGACCAAGCAGCTGCACCTCGGCGCGCTGCGCAACAACAACACCCGGCTGCTCAAACAGCTCGGGCCCGACACCGGCTTCGACAGCATTGGCGATTTCCCGCAGGCGCGCGCGCTCAGCCGCTACCTCGACGCCCTCGACTCGACCGGCGAGCTCCCGCGCACGATCCTCTACAACCTCAACCCGGCCGACAACTACGCCTTCGCGACGATGATCGGCAACTTCCAGGACGGCTCCGTCGCCGGCAAGATGCAGTTCGGCTCCGGCTGGTGGTTCCTCGACCAGAAGGAGGCGATGGAGTGGCAGATGAATGCGCTGATGAACCTCGGTCTGCTCAGCCGCTTCGTCGGCATGCTCACGGACTCGCGCAGCTTCCTCAGCTACACGCGCCACGAGTATTTCCGCCGCGTGCTCTGCAATCTCCTCGGAACGATGATCGAGCACGGCGAGATCCCGGACGATCGCGAGCTCGTCGGCGGCATGGTGAAGAACATCTGCTTCGCCAACGCCCGCGACTATTTCCGCCTCGAACTCGATCCCGCGTTTCGCGCCTGA
- a CDS encoding SDR family oxidoreductase, whose product MNPHEYLSSLFGLHGKVAVVIGGTGELCGAMAEGLAGAGAEVVLVGRNIDKAQARLDKIAAAGGKAWFYAAEATSKAELEGLRDAVLGRSGRIDIVVNGAGVNSATPYFDITEEEFDRIVRVNLKGVFLGCQVFGKYLVDRGQGGSIINLGSMSGVVPLSRVFTYSATKGAVHNLTLNLAREWAPAKVRVNVLVPGFFPAEQNRKVLTPDRVASIMGHTPMKRFGEARELIGATLLLASDGAGSFITGEELIVDGGYHAMTI is encoded by the coding sequence ATGAACCCCCACGAATATCTCTCCTCGCTCTTCGGTCTGCACGGCAAGGTCGCCGTCGTCATCGGCGGCACTGGTGAACTTTGCGGCGCCATGGCCGAAGGTCTCGCCGGCGCCGGCGCCGAAGTCGTCCTCGTCGGCCGCAACATCGACAAGGCGCAGGCGCGTCTCGACAAGATCGCCGCCGCCGGCGGCAAGGCGTGGTTCTACGCCGCCGAGGCCACCAGCAAGGCCGAGCTCGAAGGCCTGCGCGATGCCGTCCTCGGCCGCTCCGGTCGCATCGACATCGTCGTCAACGGCGCGGGCGTGAACTCCGCCACGCCCTACTTCGACATCACCGAGGAGGAGTTCGACCGCATCGTGCGCGTGAACCTCAAGGGCGTTTTCCTCGGCTGCCAGGTCTTCGGCAAATACCTCGTCGATCGCGGCCAGGGCGGCTCGATCATCAACCTCGGTTCGATGTCGGGCGTCGTGCCGCTGTCGCGCGTCTTCACTTACTCCGCCACCAAGGGCGCCGTGCACAACCTCACGCTCAACCTCGCGCGTGAGTGGGCGCCGGCCAAGGTGCGCGTCAACGTGCTCGTGCCCGGCTTTTTCCCGGCCGAGCAAAACCGCAAGGTGCTCACGCCCGATCGCGTCGCGAGCATCATGGGCCACACGCCGATGAAGCGCTTCGGCGAGGCCCGCGAACTCATCGGCGCGACGCTCCTCCTCGCCAGCGATGGTGCCGGCTCGTTCATCACCGGCGAGGAACTCATCGTCGACGGCGGCTACCACGCGATGACGATCTGA
- the pelA gene encoding pectate lyase → MHLRALALCLVLVAPLGAVESVKWSERLPRDAQWFTGAQGRAIAENLLLYQYPSGGWPKNIDMAKPLSPAEKAELEERAHDDATMDNGATTTQIKFLARAYAATQEPRYRAAAERGLDYLLAAQYPNGGWPQYFPLRKGYYTHITFNDDAMVKVLEVLKAVGEGSEPFAWIDVARREKARASVARGVACILQCQVVQNGTLTAWGAQHDETTLAPTWARKFEPPSLASRESATIVSFLMSLPQPSSEIVRAVDAAVAWFEKVPVHGIRWTERPVAGGMERFAEKDPAASPTWARFYELGTDRPVFMGRDSVVHYDVNEIELERRNGYGWYSDQPKSVLKAYKLWKAKLKS, encoded by the coding sequence ATGCACCTCCGCGCTCTCGCGCTCTGTCTCGTGCTCGTCGCGCCGCTCGGCGCGGTCGAGTCCGTGAAATGGTCCGAGCGCCTGCCGCGCGACGCGCAGTGGTTCACCGGCGCGCAAGGCCGCGCGATCGCGGAGAACCTGCTGCTCTACCAGTATCCGTCGGGCGGCTGGCCGAAGAACATCGACATGGCCAAGCCGCTCTCGCCGGCCGAAAAGGCCGAGCTCGAGGAGCGTGCGCACGACGACGCCACGATGGACAACGGCGCCACGACGACGCAGATCAAGTTCCTCGCCCGCGCCTACGCCGCCACTCAGGAGCCACGCTACCGCGCCGCCGCCGAGCGCGGCCTCGATTACCTGCTCGCGGCGCAATACCCGAACGGCGGCTGGCCGCAGTATTTCCCGCTCCGCAAAGGCTACTACACCCACATCACGTTCAACGATGACGCGATGGTGAAGGTGCTCGAGGTGCTGAAGGCAGTGGGCGAGGGGAGCGAGCCGTTTGCCTGGATCGACGTCGCGCGCCGCGAGAAGGCTCGCGCTTCTGTCGCACGCGGCGTCGCGTGCATTTTGCAATGTCAGGTCGTGCAGAACGGAACCCTCACGGCTTGGGGCGCGCAGCACGATGAGACGACGCTCGCCCCGACGTGGGCGCGGAAATTCGAGCCGCCGTCCCTCGCCAGCCGCGAGAGTGCCACGATTGTCAGTTTCCTCATGAGCCTGCCGCAGCCCTCGTCGGAAATCGTCCGCGCCGTCGACGCGGCGGTCGCGTGGTTCGAGAAGGTCCCCGTGCACGGCATCCGCTGGACCGAGCGGCCGGTGGCCGGCGGCATGGAGCGTTTCGCCGAAAAGGACCCGGCCGCATCGCCGACCTGGGCGCGCTTCTACGAACTCGGCACCGATCGCCCGGTCTTCATGGGCCGCGATTCCGTCGTGCACTACGACGTCAACGAGATCGAACTCGAGCGGCGCAACGGCTACGGTTGGTATTCCGATCAGCCCAAGTCCGTCCTCAAGGCTTACAAGCTCTGGAAGGCCAAGCTGAAATCCTGA
- a CDS encoding MFS transporter encodes MSKFNQVNEQIGRYRWTICALVFFATTINYLDRNVLGLLNPILREKGVFGADKAVQELNYSNVVICFQIAYAVGMVMAGRLIDWLGTKRGYAYSLIGWSFAAIGHAFGHHTWSFGFWRAALGLAESGNFPAANKTMAEWFPKKERAFATGLYNSGANVGAIVAPLCVPQIAAAWGWEWAFILTGAVGLLWLVFWYRMYGSPADELRAGRLSQAEYDYIHSDRDEQAANTGSKVSWGRLLVFRQTWAFAIGKFLTDGIWWFFLFWLPAFLAGENARKIDAFKATHPDFTGDSSLIPGVITWTFAVAFIYTVATGGSIFGGWLPKKFMQGGMDANKARKTAMFIFALLPLSVLFASRLGAINTWLAVGVIAIACSAHQAWSANIFTTVSDMFPKRAVASVTGIGGMAGAIGGVLVSRVAGLLLEHFTAIGKTELGYGILFVICGSAYIVAWVLMHLLVPRFQQVDLGEA; translated from the coding sequence ATGTCCAAATTCAATCAAGTGAACGAACAGATCGGCCGCTACCGCTGGACGATCTGCGCGCTCGTTTTCTTCGCGACGACGATCAACTACCTCGACCGAAATGTGCTCGGCCTGCTCAACCCGATCCTGCGGGAAAAGGGCGTGTTCGGCGCCGACAAGGCGGTGCAGGAACTCAACTACTCGAACGTCGTCATCTGTTTCCAGATCGCCTACGCGGTGGGCATGGTGATGGCGGGCCGCCTGATCGACTGGCTCGGCACGAAGCGCGGTTACGCCTACTCGCTCATCGGTTGGAGCTTCGCGGCCATCGGCCACGCGTTCGGCCATCACACATGGAGTTTCGGCTTCTGGCGCGCGGCCCTCGGCCTGGCCGAGTCCGGCAATTTCCCCGCGGCCAACAAGACGATGGCGGAGTGGTTTCCGAAGAAGGAACGCGCCTTCGCCACTGGCCTCTACAACTCCGGCGCCAACGTCGGCGCCATCGTCGCGCCGCTCTGCGTGCCGCAAATCGCCGCCGCTTGGGGCTGGGAATGGGCGTTCATCCTCACCGGCGCCGTCGGCCTGCTCTGGCTCGTCTTCTGGTATCGCATGTATGGATCTCCCGCGGACGAGTTGCGGGCCGGCCGGCTGTCTCAGGCGGAGTATGACTACATCCACAGCGACCGCGACGAACAAGCCGCCAACACCGGCAGCAAGGTCTCGTGGGGCCGCTTGCTCGTCTTCCGCCAGACATGGGCCTTCGCCATCGGCAAGTTCCTGACCGACGGCATCTGGTGGTTCTTCCTGTTCTGGCTGCCGGCCTTCCTCGCCGGCGAGAACGCGCGCAAGATCGACGCCTTCAAGGCGACGCATCCCGACTTCACGGGCGACTCGAGCCTGATCCCCGGTGTCATCACCTGGACCTTCGCCGTGGCGTTCATCTATACGGTAGCGACCGGTGGCTCGATCTTCGGCGGTTGGCTGCCGAAGAAATTCATGCAGGGCGGCATGGACGCCAACAAAGCGCGCAAGACCGCCATGTTCATCTTCGCGCTCCTGCCGTTGTCCGTTCTGTTCGCGTCGCGGCTGGGCGCGATCAACACCTGGCTCGCCGTCGGCGTCATCGCCATCGCCTGCTCCGCGCACCAAGCGTGGTCGGCCAACATCTTCACCACCGTCTCCGATATGTTCCCGAAACGCGCCGTCGCCTCCGTGACCGGCATTGGCGGCATGGCCGGGGCGATCGGCGGCGTGCTCGTGTCGCGTGTGGCCGGCTTGCTGCTCGAACACTTCACCGCCATCGGCAAAACCGAGCTGGGCTACGGCATCCTCTTCGTGATCTGCGGCTCCGCCTACATCGTCGCCTGGGTGCTCATGCACCTGCTCGTCCCGCGTTTTCAACAGGTTGATTTGGGTGAAGCCTAA